From a single Gimesia fumaroli genomic region:
- a CDS encoding beta-propeller domain-containing protein: MQTSTAAHVVFRMCFSKSSFLLSAILLVACCCTLTFPVHAADDTSIKHSFLGVGKANRAVIVGEDGNVEWKFDMPASDGWVLPNGNVLLALYGTKEFPNGGVVEVDRTTKQILFQYKGRQKEISTVQPLPDGSFLVAELGPEPRAIVINRKGEIVKTTPLQCQKQNSHMQTRMLRLLPNGNYIAPHLLDFAVKEYKPDTGEVVRVIATDERGREKRDWPFTAIRLKNGNTLIACTNGNRIIETDAAGKIVWSVTNEDLGEPLFQDACGAQRLPNGNTVIASYRAKGDQVKLFEVTPEKKVVWRYSGMKSGFHHFQILTTNGKPVKENTWK, translated from the coding sequence ATGCAAACCTCGACCGCCGCTCATGTTGTTTTCCGAATGTGTTTTTCTAAATCATCTTTCTTGTTGTCGGCGATATTACTGGTCGCTTGCTGTTGCACTTTGACTTTTCCGGTTCATGCAGCCGATGATACTTCGATCAAGCATTCGTTTCTGGGTGTGGGGAAAGCCAATCGGGCAGTCATCGTAGGCGAGGATGGGAACGTGGAATGGAAATTCGACATGCCGGCCAGTGACGGCTGGGTCCTGCCAAACGGCAATGTGCTCCTGGCTTTGTATGGTACCAAAGAGTTTCCCAACGGTGGCGTCGTCGAAGTCGATCGGACAACGAAACAGATTCTGTTTCAGTATAAGGGTCGTCAGAAAGAAATCAGCACCGTGCAACCCTTACCGGACGGCTCATTTCTGGTTGCCGAACTGGGGCCGGAACCGCGCGCTATCGTCATCAATCGTAAAGGTGAGATTGTGAAAACGACTCCCCTGCAGTGCCAGAAACAAAACTCGCATATGCAAACCCGCATGCTGCGTCTGCTGCCCAATGGCAATTATATTGCCCCGCATCTGCTCGACTTTGCTGTAAAAGAATACAAGCCGGATACCGGCGAGGTGGTGCGGGTGATCGCAACTGATGAACGGGGGCGCGAGAAACGGGACTGGCCTTTCACCGCCATTCGATTAAAAAACGGCAACACGCTGATCGCCTGCACGAACGGAAACCGCATCATCGAGACAGATGCTGCTGGCAAGATTGTCTGGAGTGTCACCAACGAAGATCTGGGAGAACCTCTGTTCCAGGACGCCTGCGGTGCGCAGCGATTACCAAACGGCAATACCGTGATCGCCAGCTATCGCGCCAAGGGAGATCAGGTGAAGTTGTTCGAAGTCACTCCGGAAAAGAAAGTGGTCTGGCGCTATTCAGGAATGAAATCCGGGTTTCACCACTTTCAAATTCTGACCACCAACGGCAAACCAGTTAAAGAAAACACCTGGAAATAA
- a CDS encoding choice-of-anchor Q domain-containing protein: MFPSLWLSSLKRQLYSRFSRSAHARRNRQQRHQLPSARALISHNAVERLEDRTLLTAFTVVNTNDSGAGSLRDAIEQANANAGADTISFDAALAAQTIVVSTEMQITDDLMLTGLGADLLTLDGNGDSRIFNIDDGSFETMLTVSLSGMTLTNAFNSIGGAVFSHEDLTLENCTISGNQSGWRGAGVYSEQGRLFITGSTFAENQTLYSSSSGAGIYSVDSTLTVRDSTFHKNETFTSGGGIFYTYETGTTSLEVSNCTFTENIGGGGGGISVFRGSVIVSDSTFYQNQAMTEDAPASGGGGISVRYGAISVTNSRFEQNTAVENGGAIYHDSSGTLVVSESTFLQNSAQSGGGIYNLSSLLSVIDSEFTENEASGDSESTGGGIYAMSGEIIVQGSDFSDNSAQSYGGGVGIYRTKITVERSTFSQNSAGLSGGGLSIRGDSNNYARVTIAESTFVENSSGVAGGAVYSTTAGSAKIYNTTISQNQTATYGGGLYSIHASSLSVVNNTIVLNEATGSDSQSGDGGGIYIVTSGATVINNIIAGNLADNNSQIKGVIGNVPNLITETIDGLIDPELKNNRGGKTKTHFLLDGSAAINAGNNQAVAAAGLLYDQRGTGYARIYDGIVDFGAYEFNDHLLVVNTVADEVDGDYSYGNLSLREAIQLTNESPFHERIEFDASLLSGQTIVLTDEILISDNLTIVGLGADQLTLDGNGDSRIFRINYGSLSTKISVDISGLTFTNGTAATGGAIYSRETLSISDSVFSGNSATQAGGGIFNFSGDLSVVNSKLIGNTTGTSEDDGSGGAISHSSGMLTVDASEFTDNEAIGAGGAIYISSSVEARISHSTFSTNVANTGGAISKGNGLLIVEDCDFTENQAIAGTGGAFYVTGGTTQINASEFTENVSQTSGGAIHSLDGTLAVSTTTFLENRASGLGGAVHIGLADVTIQESTFTGNQGNSGGAIGMQGYGSSLVLVSSTLNQNVATISGGALFNNGAISVTVLNSTFSDNRAGFHGGAIYEFVNTVVSVINSTIINNEATTFTGGGIFRQQGGTGTFELRNSIVSGNRGGQFAGSYSGSNNIMQSSLVGLIDPVLRDNGGPTLTHALVTGSAAIDAGSNSVAQSAGLTKDQRGGIHHRILNGTVDIGAYESYSGVLQVDSFSDVVDGNYAAGQLTLREAIEIANSTPEDDQIVFSSSLANQTIVLSSEILISSSMTITGLGAELLTISGNNSTRIFRIDDSNAETDLIVGLSGLSLINGFSNNGGAILNFENLTVSDSVLSGNDVRVVQFVSETLNNGGAISNNDGTLTVLNSTFTDNFAFSGGGIYSSGGSLTVTGSEFNHNSATSRSGGGLFQSDGNLTVHQSQFLENSGKNGAGIAFEVNATQNEPQPVWTMNVTNSTFIGNTGGTGGGIHFDSPSKTLDQLAFVTDCTFTQNVTVYDGAGIFFNSGQAVIERCDFTENISDRTGGGIGNEWATLMVKESSFTGNSARLYGGGIANGGFFEQEGGGDVTIINCTIAENVCASAGGGFFTYSGTVNIINSTLSGNYATQTGGAIYTRWERPSVVNIYNSTLTGNSAKYGGGISSHSNPFTITNSIVAGNSSHQSPDQNNGWMTFQNSIVQDEIDGLLDPVLRDNGGHTKTHALLLGSAAIDAGDNEAVASAEIEFDQRGIGYDRIVGGAVDIGAYEVQVLSTQIDLRIVDTKSTTSENGESTSLPSNLGWLDEWSGYWLEIWISTPSTSELGILSAALDLTYNTAITSATDIEYGAAFTINQTGIINDQTGTIENLSAETSLTDVGGDQHVLFARIKFESTVEDGVDLDLEGQSLNPQSPGFVVNHPDILFIDDLASEELHGPAPATQVWANPFDLDDNDAINIRDLILFINQYSIIPSESNSTYAWFADYNQDDRVNFRDLISLIHNYGKRKSNQTPISYPQNYPEAWSQLLNVDSQSEVQTNAQPVTQSAAEAVLGSVVEQFSPKLTPSQTETLAQVDIEVVDLAGETLGRAVPGTIYIDINAAGRGWFVDATPADHSEFAYASELTLIALPDSEAADGVDLWTVILHELGHLLGYEHEAEGVMQETLVPGVRKLSDWADDETDSFFTDLTEDTSLFAF, from the coding sequence ATGTTTCCATCACTGTGGCTTTCTTCACTGAAACGTCAACTCTACTCCCGTTTTTCTCGCAGCGCCCACGCCCGACGCAACCGTCAGCAACGGCATCAACTTCCTTCCGCCCGGGCTCTGATTTCCCACAATGCCGTCGAAAGACTGGAAGACCGCACGCTTTTGACCGCATTTACAGTCGTGAATACCAACGACTCCGGCGCAGGCAGTCTCCGCGACGCGATCGAACAGGCCAACGCCAATGCCGGCGCAGATACGATTTCGTTCGACGCCGCACTGGCAGCGCAGACGATTGTGGTCTCAACCGAGATGCAGATCACAGACGACCTGATGCTGACCGGTCTGGGGGCCGATCTGCTGACGCTTGACGGCAATGGCGACAGTCGGATTTTTAACATCGATGACGGCAGTTTTGAAACGATGCTGACGGTCAGCCTCTCCGGCATGACACTCACCAATGCTTTTAACAGCATCGGCGGTGCCGTATTCAGTCATGAGGATCTGACTCTTGAAAATTGTACGATCTCTGGCAATCAAAGTGGGTGGCGAGGGGCCGGCGTCTATTCAGAGCAGGGGCGCCTTTTCATCACAGGTTCTACATTCGCTGAGAATCAGACTCTCTATTCTTCCTCTTCAGGTGCAGGGATCTATAGCGTCGATTCCACGTTGACTGTCAGAGACAGTACGTTCCATAAAAATGAAACCTTCACTTCCGGTGGTGGCATATTTTACACTTACGAAACAGGAACGACCTCCCTGGAAGTGAGCAACTGCACGTTCACAGAAAATATTGGTGGTGGTGGAGGCGGCATCAGTGTATTTCGCGGCAGCGTGATCGTTTCGGATTCGACGTTTTACCAGAATCAGGCGATGACTGAAGACGCACCTGCATCGGGGGGTGGGGGGATTTCCGTCCGGTACGGAGCGATCAGTGTAACGAACAGTCGGTTCGAACAGAACACGGCAGTCGAAAATGGTGGAGCGATTTATCATGACTCTAGTGGTACCCTGGTGGTTTCTGAAAGTACATTTCTGCAAAATAGCGCGCAGTCAGGCGGGGGGATTTATAATCTGAGTTCCTTGTTGAGTGTTATCGACAGTGAGTTCACTGAGAACGAAGCAAGCGGCGACAGTGAAAGCACCGGCGGCGGCATCTACGCAATGAGTGGTGAGATAATCGTTCAGGGGTCCGACTTCTCTGATAACTCCGCCCAGTCTTACGGTGGTGGGGTTGGTATTTATAGAACGAAGATCACTGTGGAACGCAGCACCTTCAGCCAAAATTCAGCCGGCCTGAGTGGAGGGGGGCTGTCTATTCGAGGAGATTCAAATAATTATGCTCGAGTGACGATCGCAGAAAGTACCTTCGTTGAAAATAGTTCGGGAGTCGCAGGCGGTGCGGTTTACAGTACTACTGCCGGTTCTGCAAAGATCTACAATACGACCATCTCCCAGAATCAAACTGCCACCTATGGTGGTGGATTGTATTCGATACACGCTTCAAGTCTGTCGGTCGTCAACAACACCATTGTGCTCAATGAGGCAACGGGCAGCGATAGCCAGAGCGGCGATGGCGGGGGCATTTATATTGTCACTTCTGGTGCCACAGTTATAAACAACATTATCGCCGGTAACCTGGCAGACAATAATTCCCAGATTAAAGGTGTTATCGGGAATGTTCCAAACCTTATCACAGAGACTATCGACGGCCTGATCGATCCTGAGTTAAAGAATAATCGGGGAGGCAAAACCAAAACTCATTTCCTGCTGGACGGCAGTGCCGCGATCAATGCGGGTAATAATCAGGCTGTGGCGGCAGCCGGTCTGCTGTATGACCAACGGGGAACGGGCTATGCACGAATTTATGATGGAATCGTCGACTTCGGCGCCTATGAATTCAACGATCATTTACTCGTGGTGAATACCGTTGCGGATGAAGTCGACGGCGATTATTCCTACGGCAACTTGTCGCTACGCGAAGCGATTCAACTCACCAACGAATCGCCCTTTCATGAACGTATTGAATTTGATGCCTCCCTGTTGTCCGGCCAAACCATTGTCCTCACCGATGAAATCCTGATTTCCGATAACCTGACGATTGTCGGACTGGGCGCCGATCAACTCACGCTGGACGGGAATGGCGACAGTCGGATCTTTCGGATCAATTATGGCAGCCTGAGTACGAAAATCAGTGTGGATATCAGTGGCTTGACCTTCACGAATGGTACTGCCGCGACGGGAGGGGCCATTTACAGCCGGGAGACGCTTTCGATTTCGGATTCGGTCTTCAGCGGGAATTCGGCTACTCAAGCTGGTGGCGGAATCTTTAATTTTAGTGGTGATCTTTCGGTCGTGAATTCAAAGCTGATCGGGAACACAACAGGTACGTCAGAGGATGATGGCTCGGGGGGCGCCATCAGTCACTCGAGTGGTATGCTGACTGTTGACGCTTCAGAATTTACTGATAACGAAGCGATTGGAGCAGGGGGCGCGATTTATATTTCTTCGTCGGTTGAGGCGAGGATTTCACATTCGACGTTTTCTACCAATGTCGCAAATACCGGCGGCGCCATTTCCAAGGGGAATGGTTTGTTGATTGTTGAGGATTGTGATTTCACGGAAAATCAAGCCATCGCTGGAACCGGCGGCGCATTCTATGTTACGGGCGGAACCACGCAGATCAATGCGAGCGAGTTCACCGAAAATGTATCCCAGACGAGCGGCGGTGCCATTCATAGTCTCGATGGAACCCTGGCGGTCTCAACAACGACCTTTCTAGAGAACAGGGCCAGCGGACTGGGAGGGGCCGTTCATATCGGTTTGGCCGACGTCACAATCCAGGAATCGACTTTCACAGGCAACCAGGGGAACAGTGGCGGCGCGATTGGAATGCAGGGCTACGGCTCATCACTGGTGTTGGTCAGCTCCACCTTAAACCAGAACGTCGCCACAATCTCTGGTGGTGCGCTTTTCAACAACGGGGCCATCAGCGTTACGGTTCTGAACAGCACGTTCTCAGATAATCGGGCTGGATTCCATGGCGGTGCGATTTATGAATTTGTGAATACAGTCGTGTCCGTCATTAATAGCACGATCATCAATAATGAAGCGACCACGTTCACAGGCGGAGGCATTTTCCGACAACAGGGCGGGACCGGTACATTCGAACTGAGGAACAGTATTGTTTCCGGGAATCGGGGAGGACAGTTTGCCGGCAGTTATTCCGGATCCAATAACATTATGCAGTCCAGTCTCGTGGGACTCATTGATCCCGTATTGCGCGACAATGGGGGACCGACGCTAACGCACGCCTTAGTGACCGGAAGTGCGGCCATTGACGCCGGCAGTAATTCAGTAGCCCAGTCTGCCGGTCTTACGAAAGATCAGCGTGGGGGCATTCATCATCGCATACTCAATGGAACGGTCGACATCGGTGCCTATGAATCCTACTCCGGTGTATTGCAGGTCGATTCCTTTTCCGACGTCGTTGATGGAAATTATGCCGCCGGACAGTTAACCTTGCGGGAAGCGATCGAAATTGCAAACAGCACCCCGGAAGACGACCAGATTGTCTTCAGTTCCAGTCTGGCCAATCAGACCATTGTGCTGAGCAGTGAGATTCTGATTTCCAGCAGTATGACCATCACGGGACTCGGTGCCGAGTTACTGACCATCAGCGGAAACAACAGCACGCGAATCTTTCGCATTGACGACTCGAACGCGGAAACAGATCTGATCGTCGGCTTGAGTGGACTCTCCCTGATTAACGGGTTTTCCAATAACGGTGGTGCGATTCTGAATTTCGAAAACCTGACCGTTTCTGACAGTGTTCTATCTGGAAATGATGTCAGGGTCGTGCAGTTTGTGAGTGAAACATTAAACAACGGTGGTGCCATTTCAAATAACGATGGCACACTCACGGTCCTGAATAGTACGTTTACGGACAACTTTGCCTTTTCCGGTGGTGGCATTTACAGCAGCGGTGGTTCATTGACTGTGACTGGCAGTGAGTTCAATCATAATTCCGCGACGTCCCGATCAGGAGGCGGGCTGTTTCAATCCGATGGAAATCTAACCGTTCACCAGAGTCAGTTCCTGGAAAACTCAGGGAAGAATGGGGCTGGGATCGCTTTTGAAGTTAATGCCACGCAAAATGAACCACAGCCTGTGTGGACCATGAATGTCACCAACAGCACTTTCATTGGTAACACGGGAGGTACAGGAGGGGGAATACACTTTGACTCACCGTCAAAAACTCTGGACCAACTGGCGTTTGTGACCGATTGTACGTTTACGCAAAATGTAACCGTCTACGATGGTGCCGGGATCTTTTTTAACAGTGGACAGGCCGTGATTGAACGATGTGATTTCACGGAGAACATTTCTGACCGAACGGGGGGAGGAATTGGAAATGAGTGGGCCACATTAATGGTGAAAGAGAGTAGTTTTACTGGTAATTCCGCGCGGCTGTATGGCGGGGGCATCGCCAATGGCGGTTTCTTTGAACAGGAAGGGGGTGGCGATGTTACCATCATCAACTGCACGATTGCCGAGAACGTCTGCGCGTCAGCTGGAGGCGGTTTCTTCACGTATTCGGGGACTGTGAATATCATCAACAGCACGCTTTCCGGCAATTATGCGACCCAAACAGGGGGGGCCATCTACACGCGCTGGGAACGTCCGTCTGTAGTTAATATTTATAATAGTACGCTTACAGGCAATTCAGCTAAATATGGTGGGGGGATCTCGAGCCATTCTAATCCATTCACAATTACAAACAGTATCGTTGCAGGCAACTCGTCTCATCAGTCCCCTGACCAGAACAATGGATGGATGACTTTCCAGAACAGCATTGTTCAGGATGAGATCGACGGTCTGCTCGACCCTGTCTTACGAGATAACGGCGGCCATACCAAAACGCACGCGCTCCTGCTTGGCAGCGCTGCGATTGACGCTGGAGATAATGAGGCAGTCGCTAGTGCCGAGATTGAGTTTGATCAACGAGGAATTGGCTATGATCGTATTGTAGGAGGGGCCGTTGATATTGGTGCTTACGAAGTCCAGGTTCTCAGTACTCAGATCGATCTTCGAATTGTCGATACCAAATCGACCACGTCAGAAAATGGAGAATCAACGTCCCTCCCCTCAAACCTGGGCTGGCTTGATGAGTGGAGTGGTTATTGGCTGGAAATCTGGATCAGTACTCCCTCCACGAGTGAATTGGGGATTCTATCAGCCGCACTCGATCTAACCTACAACACTGCGATTACGTCCGCGACCGATATTGAGTATGGTGCCGCGTTTACGATCAATCAAACGGGAATTATCAACGACCAGACGGGCACGATTGAGAACCTGTCGGCGGAGACCAGCCTGACAGATGTGGGTGGTGATCAGCATGTCCTGTTTGCCCGAATTAAGTTTGAATCAACGGTCGAAGATGGCGTTGATCTGGATCTGGAAGGTCAAAGCCTGAACCCGCAAAGCCCTGGTTTTGTAGTGAATCACCCAGACATATTGTTTATAGACGATCTTGCCAGTGAAGAACTTCATGGCCCGGCCCCCGCAACACAGGTCTGGGCAAACCCGTTTGATCTGGATGACAATGATGCGATCAATATTCGTGATCTGATTCTGTTTATTAACCAGTATTCTATCATTCCCAGTGAGTCAAATTCGACTTATGCCTGGTTCGCAGATTACAACCAGGATGACCGCGTCAATTTTCGTGATCTGATTTCACTGATCCATAATTACGGTAAGCGAAAATCAAACCAGACACCCATCAGCTACCCTCAAAATTATCCAGAGGCGTGGAGCCAGTTGCTCAACGTCGACAGTCAAAGTGAAGTACAGACAAACGCTCAACCCGTGACACAGTCTGCCGCAGAAGCCGTACTGGGGTCAGTGGTTGAGCAGTTTAGCCCTAAGCTAACACCCAGCCAGACAGAAACGTTGGCGCAGGTGGATATCGAAGTCGTTGACCTGGCTGGCGAGACTCTGGGCCGCGCCGTTCCCGGTACTATTTATATTGACATCAACGCCGCCGGTCGCGGCTGGTTCGTGGATGCCACTCCCGCCGATCACAGTGAGTTTGCTTATGCCAGCGAACTGACTCTGATCGCCTTACCTGACAGCGAAGCCGCTGATGGTGTTGATCTCTGGACCGTTATTCTGCACGAACTCGGTCATCTGCTGGGATACGAACACGAAGCCGAAGGTGTGATGCAGGAAACGCTGGTGCCTGGCGTTCGGAAGCTATCCGACTGGGCCGATGATGAGACCGATTCCTTCTTCACCGATCTGACAGAGGACACCAGCCTCTTCGCATTCTAG